GGTTTTAAACATTCTTCGAAatgtcctcttttgtgttcaacagaggaaagaaactccattaaaaccacttgatggagagtaaatagtgagtaaatgttcacttttaggcgaactgtccctttaaatgtgtaCAGCCTGATAATCATTTAGCCATATATCATGTTAGTTATTTTGACATATTGCCGTTTAAACTACTATATGacaaacttttaaataatagataTACAAAATGGTGTTATTTAATCCAACATGTGCCCAAAATCTtcagcattaaagggatagttcacccaaacatttaaattctATCAGCATTTACTTGTTTGAGTTTCCTCTATTAAACAAAGTAAACTATACTGAAGCatattggaaacctgtaaccattgacttccatagtatttgattttcccactatggaagtcgatggtcacaattttttttacaatcttcaaaacatcttcttttatgttcaacagaagaaagaaactcatttaaaaccacttgagggagagtaaatagtgagtaaatgtttacttatgggtgaactgtccctttaaatttgCAGCTCAATAATCATTTAGCCAGATGTTAGTCAGATTGTTGACTTATTGTAGatgaaatattatataataaacatttaaatgtgcaAACTAGTGCCATTTCATCCAACATGAGCCCAAATCAgcaatattaaagggatagtttacccaaaaataaaaatcctgtcattatttacccactttttacttgtttaaaacttGTCTGTgatcttcttttaaacacaaagttATACTGAAGCatattggaaacctgtaaccattgacttccatagtatttgatttTCCTACTATTAAAGTCGATGGTCACAGTTTGttaaacattcttcagaatatcttcttatatgttcaacagaagaaagaaactcatttaaaaccacttgagggagagtaaatagtgagaaaatGTTCACTTATGGGTGAACTATACTGTTAAATTTGCAGCTTAATAATCTTTTGGCCATATATCATGCATGTTATTTTCACATATTGCAGTTTGGAAAAACATTTCAATAACAGATGTACAAAACAGCGTCATTTTATCCAACGTGAGCCCAAATCTTCagtattaaaggaatagttcacccaaaaatgtatttattttcccactatggaagtcgatggtcacatgtttttaaacattcttcaaaatatcttcttttatgttcagcagaagaaggaaactcatttaaaaccacttgagggagagtaaatagtgagaaaatgctcactttgggtgaactatccctttaaatttgtaGCTTAATAACCATTTGGACATATCATGTTAGTTATTTTGACATATCGCAGATGAAATATTATataacaaacatttaaatttacaaaCTAGTGTAATTTCATCCAACACGAGCCCAAATCTtcagcattaaagggatagttcaccctaaaatgaaacttctgttgttatttactcactctttacttgtttgagttcttctattaaacacaaagtaAGTTGCACTCAAGCTTataggaaacctgtaaccattgacttccttagtatttgtttttcctacaatggaagtcgatGGTCACTGGGTTTTgagtattcttcaaaatatcttcttttatgttcaacagaagaatgaaaaacGACTTAATGGAGAGTAAACAATGAGTAAATGCCCActtctgggtgaactgtccctttaaatgtgtaGCTTGTAATCATTTGGCCATATCATACTACACAGACGTTATCTCTCCTTGACCTTTTCTGTCTTTCACACGCACATGTATTCATTACTGTGACTCCATGTCTCTCACTCCTACGAGTGTCATTTACATGAGTCACAGAAGAGCAGTATGTTCATCATTGGTACGCCGTGAGAGATTTACCCAGCAGTCACCTGGCAAATGGCAGTGCGTTCATGAGGAGTGGAGACAGTTtgttctgtcagtgtgtgtgtgtgtggttgtgacAGAAGGGGCTGGAACGTCCTCTGTtcaaacatgctgcattttccaACAGTCACGAGAACTGAATCACTCTCTTTATCTCTCGTttctgcccccccccccccctctctttcATTCTGTCCAGTTTGAAAAGAGCAGTTTGGTACTGTGATGAGAAAAGGAGGGGGAAAGGGAAGTAGTTAGAGCGGATGGAAGGCTCAGATATTTTCTCTTTAGGAAACAGTGCCGCGCCCAGGCCTTTGCGCTCATGGATAGCGTAGCCCTTGATTAATGTTGAAATGTTTTTCCTGTCAAATGGGTGTCGGAGGCATGGAAATGGGATTTCTGTTTCTCCTTTTTTCAGTTCTGCCATGCCTAGAAGTGATGGCGTAATGGatgattttcatttttacttCTTTGGGGAGGATTTTGAGGCATATTTAACCCaagaaataaaaaacagcaacacAACTGCTTCTCATTCAGGTCTGTTATGCtgttatgctaatgagggagagatggtcactagtgggcggggctttccctctttgacacgtacaaaggaagtgtttctgcagactcttTTGATCAAGTGtggtttttaaaaacagaattaatttTTGCCATTggaggctggttatattcacccACTGTCACCacataactgtgtttaaaccccttataaaagtcatttttgcatAATACTGCCCTTTAATGCTAGTTTATGAAATTATAGTTCATTGTTAGCTCATGTGAACTCataggtagggccagacagaatctgctgacatttttgctatttctgctgggAATTTTTGCACTATGATTAGTAAATGCTGTAGAAGCATTGTTCATTGTGTGCTTATGTTATTAAAGACATTAACTAGCATTTACTACATGtcccatattgtaaagtgttactgaaaaaTTGAACATTATTACTTTTTGCTATGACCGAAATTCAGCCGTAATGACACAACCTTTATTTTTTAGTGAATTATCCTTTTAAGAGAAACTAAGAAATGAAGATATCCCTCCAACAAATCAGAAAAGGGCTCAAAAATGTAAAGAAGTAGGTGGACGGTTGTAAATACAGGTATTAATGGACTCTACAACACTTTAAGGTTGTTTACTTTCAACACTTCCAGAGGAAGTCCTTCACCTTTTCAAACATGCATTCACCTTTCCCTCAATCCTACCCTCAAGGAAATCAGAAAGTGGACACAAATgaacaaaagagaaagtgaacatcggcgcaatagcctagtggttagcacgctgacatatggtgcaagagcacgtcagggcgtcgcgagttcaaatcccggctcgatgacatttccctaccctaccccctctctctctcccacttcgcttcctgtctcaatactgtcctatctaataataaacgccaaaaaaaaaagagaaaatgaacaATGCTAAATACTGGCGTAAATGGCTAAAACATTTTGAGCTTGTTTACTTTCAACTGATTTTGATTGCTTTTGTAGTTGAAATGCTCATGTAGTTAAATGCATTCAAGTAGCCACGCTGTATATTAACAAAGATCAGAATGGTCAGAAAATAGGATACATTCACCTGTCCCTAGATCCTTCCCTCAGAGAAATCAGTAAAGTGGATGAATATGGACAGAAGGCAAAGTGAACGAGTGAATACTGGCGTAAATGGGGTCTAAAACTTATTGAGCTTGTTCACTTTCAACCACTTCCAGGGGTAGTCGAAAACACATTGGTTCCATAGTTCCAAagtcatctactgttaaaaaaaataataaaaataaaaaaggtcaggaaaAGACCATACATTCACCCGCCCATAGACCCTCTTTTTAAAGAAATTGGGAAAGTGGACAAATGAGAAAGCAGACGATGCTAAATGCATGTgtaaatggtgtctaaaacactGAGACAACTTTCCAGaaaggcaaggcagtggcgcagtaggtagtgctgtcgcctcaaattaagaaggtcgctgggtcgaacctcggctcagttggtgtttctgtgtggagtttgcatgttctccctgccttcgcatgggtttcctctgggtgctccggtttcccccacagtccaaagacatgcggtacaggtgaattgggtaggctagattgtccgtagtgtgtgtgtgtatgtttcccagagatgggttgcggctggaagggcatccactgcgtaaaaacttgctggataagttggcggttcattccactgtggcgaccccggattaataaagggactaagccgacaagaaaatgaatgaatgaactttccaGAAATATTCAAACACAAAATTACCCAGATTGCTGTCATAGTTTAAGTGCACAAGTAGTCGAATGCATTTGAACAGCCACCTAATTTACTTCTCCTTAAAGAAATCAGGAGAGTGGTCAAAAGTGAATGCAAGAAATGAATTAAAACACCAAGGGTAAATGGCAATGTCTCTCCATCGTGTACTTTTGACCGACAGACCAAAATGTATCTTAGTACCAGGTGTAACCAGGGCTAAAACAAGACCTACATATTATCTGTTTGAGTCTGTTTTGAAAGTGGTCGCAACTTGATTTGCAGTCAGTTTATCTCACTCTTGAATGCTGTGTCTAAATATTTCATCTtttctttttgtctgtttttttttcagctgtcATCCCACTGACCGACTCGGAGCACAAGCTGCTGGCGTTGCATTTTGCGGTGGACCCTGGGAGGGACTGGGAGTGGGGGAGGGATGACAATGACAATGCTAAGCTGGCAAAGTAAGACCCCTGTTTCTCTCTCTCATCCTACATCCACCCCTAGAGCGAGCTTagcaaaattacattaataactTGAGAGCACACTCTAGACTTCATGAGGGGTGATTGAGACAAGGGGTCAACTGAGGGTCTGTATCTACATGCTATCTTTACTATATGAGGGATTTAGATGGGCTAAATCTGTCCAGAAGGGACCCAGCACATGGCACCAAGCCACATTATCCTCACAGAGGTCGTTCAGACTCATTCgctcaaaaaaaaaagcctgtgCTTGTTCCAGAATTTTATCAGTTGCATATTCCTGCATTTAGTCTTATGGTTAGGACAGCTTGTCCAGGATGTTTTTTTAAATCGGAGAATCTTCCAGAGGTCGTACAATTAAAGCTTATAAATGGATTGCAGCAGCTCCACCCTAGTCATAATTTACAGAAGGAAGAACAGAGACTCAAAACAAACATCTGAGCTGAAGTGACTGTAATGCGCTGGCCTCCAGTCCATTGGCTCCGTAATAGGCTGATAAATACAAACTAATTGCTATCATTAACTGGTGACTAGATTTATGCACTGATTGAGTTCTGAGTCACGCCACAAATGGTTTAATTTCTACCATTCCTCAACTGGTACGTAAGAAATTGCATCTGGCCATCTTTCTGTAATTATTCAAGCAAATCTGTGTGACAGATTATGTTGTGGAAGAAatgttttaactttgttttccTCTCCGTGCAGTCTTATTCTATCACTGGAAGCTAAACTGAACCTTCTGCACAACTACATGAATGTAACATGGATTCGAATTCCTTCTGAGACCAGGGTAAatgcttattattttttatattgacaTGATTTGCAAAGCCTGCTCCTGGAGGGCAAACGGAACTGTTTGCAAATATCCTAGACCGGGGGAGCCCAAACTTGCTCCTGGAGATccactgtcctgcagagtttagctactCCAAGTAGACAcacatgaaccagctaatcaagctcttatcaGTCTTACTAGAAGCTTCCAGGTAGgtgtgttaaagggccatgaaaccccctcgtttcagcagggtgttttcacacctctactttggaaaaagttagaaaagtgggcgtgtccagctctgtttaggggggagtgtcggaggaagaaaagaggcatggtgtgggagtgtctatttgggcgcgctgaatttcagagtcaaaacacacacccacaggggacaaagtgactgtgtttacatggacatctgtagtcgaattatttgccaaattattaaatggtggactttaactgcagtttggctctttcattcagggaattcattcatgtccttcgcgacaaacgagatatttgattcgaggaagtgctgtaagcgtgtatttttcatgcaatgtttgatacagcacggcgaatgagagaaaaaaaactcggCATTTccaggaaacttagatgcactcggcaggtagcgtcagaaagccgcgtgtgttattccagtcactaaatgcggcgaaaatcctacacaaggttaaagtttggttgtagtgctaacatgtttacactcggtgcaataatTTGTTCGATacaaataaaatacgaactgaataaacaaagagcactggtcgctcacttattAAAtgtgtagagacaggacaatcaccagcaactagagccgcgtctttattaagagaagactacaagcgaatccagatctcagcgtttgcagatgagaacagctctcaggtaaacaataatcctccttagacacgtaagttattgttgtcgcgcatcgcgtacactgttaatccacacgtgactccagctgcgctctcacagagagaaaatgaaaacgaaacttaactgcagcaaagtataaaagcaacacttcacacttgttttgccaacacaacgtggcgtctctgtcgtctaaacactatgacagtaatgaatattaattaagttgcacaatagagcgtgctgattggtttgaaccaagccttactcatgcattaatgcatcccactgtaagacgtaataagacacactctggcacagacgtccagtctgcacgctattatgtcatggtcgtgacgcagcttcaaaaatttgtttcaaaccggaagtacgaatttgcttgaaataacgcaaaaacaaccaatttttactttttagtgaaatacaggtgtcctaatagtgttttagcagtgtgggacacatatacgactgtcaacagctcataacatgtgttttggtgtttcgtgaccctttaaggcaagttggagcttaacTCTGCAGGgaatcagccctccaggactgactttgtGCCTGTCCTAgacttttttattgttgttggtaCTAAACTGCCTCCTGGAGCAGGGTTGTTTTCTTATGTGTAAAGAAATCTTAAGCTTTGAGTCCTAATGGCCAGTCTGTGTATTACAGGCTCCCTTGGCTCAGCCAGAGTCGCCCACTGCCTCTGCAGGTGAAGATGTACAATCTCTGGCAGAATCCATGGACTCAGACCGGGAGTCTGTTTGCAGTAACTCCAACATAAATAATGGCAAGACAAGTAAGGATAAGGACAAGGACAAGCAACGCAAGGATAAAGACAAAACACGCACAGACTCTGTGGCCAACAAACTGGGTAGCTTCAGCAAGACTCTGGGTATTAAACTTAAGAAGAATATGGGTGGCCTTGGAGGACTTGTCCATGGGAAGATCAGCAAGTCCAACTCAACCAATGGAAGGACGGTGGAGAACGGAGAGCAGAAATCCAAGAAAAAGGACTCGAAAACACGAAAAGGAAGCAAAGAGGAGTCAGGCCAGTCGGCCAGCACGTCCTCCTCAGAGAAGGCAACCAGTCCCTCTCCCACAGACCGTGCTTCTGGGAGCTCACCTGTTGAGAGACCACCAGGATCGGGCAAAAACTCTGTAGATCGGACTCTTGACAACTGGAAGTACAGCACAGATGTCAAACTCAGCTTGAATATCCTCCGGGCAGCCATGCAGGGTGAGCGCAAGTTCATCTTTGCTGGTTTGCTGCTCACAAGCCACCGGCACCAGTTTCATGAAGAGATGATCAGCTTCTACCTGAGCAGTGCCCAAGAACGCTTCAGTGCCGAACAGGAACAGAAAAGAAAGGCTGAGACTGAGAAGAAGCCTCAGACTAACGGCGTGGCACTGAAGAAGCCCGAGCAGGAGAGTGTTTTCCAACGAGAGTGTTCAGATAGCTCTCCGCCTGAAAGCTGCTCACCGGTGTTGCACCCTAGCCATAATCCTTCCCTTGGATCTGTGAAGGTCCAAGAAAGGGGAAGCCCAAAGCTTGCTGCTTCCCCCATCCCTATACCAATCACAGCCTCCATCCCAGGATCCTCCATGTCCCCGGTCCCCTTTTCCTCCCCCAGTAATGGTGCTAAGAGACCCGGACCAGTCCCTGTTTCAGCTCACTATAGCCATACGCCACCAATCCAGAGGCACAGTGTCATCCACCTCAGAGATGTCAACGTGCAGTCATCAAGCTACAAAGATGAGTCCTACAAGCCAACGGTGGGCACACTCAAAACTTGTGCCACCTACCCACAGCAAAACCGCTCACTGTCCTCTCAGAGCTACAGCCCAGCCCGCATGTCTGGCATCCGCACAGTCAATGCCGTGGATACCCTCTCGTACAACATGCCTGGGGAACACAAGTCCCACACTTACACCAACGGCTTCAACGCTGGCGACATTCGGGACTGTTTAGAGTTTGCAGATGAGGATCCCGCGCCCCATGCCTGGTTGGGGCAGGACAAAATCAAAGGGCAGAGTGGTGTTTGCCCAATGTACTGTTTTCAGCAGAAACGCTGCAGGAGGGAGAACTGCACCTTCTACGGCAGACCCGAGACGGAGAACTTCTGCTCTTATTGTTATAGAGAGGAGCTGAAACGCAGGGAACGAGAGTTGAAGGTGCATCGACCTGGATAGCCCTGCAAgcccacacacatatatatccACCTCGGATGTgtgtggaaaaaaacaacaacaacagcagcaacaccaccaccttttttgcactttgcAAGTGATACAAAGAACTGGCATAACATTTTCCTACTATATTTAAGATCGGCCTCCTTGTATTCTTGTTACTTTACTCTCAATAGCGAACGAACACTGCTTTACGATGACAGGAAGTGCAACCAGAATCAGTTTACAGCTTTGGCCAGAGATTGTGTTATTGTTTGTCCTACGTCCGATTGAATTCAACCTTTTACTTGTTCTAGAGTAAAAGCTCTCGTATTTTGCTCAGTCCGTGTTGTAAACCTTGTACCTTCGGAAAGAGGTGTAAAAGCATATGTCAGTCTCTAACGGGAGCTTCCCGAATCATGGAAGGGGAAAACTCTTGTTTTTGAGATCATTATAACGCAATACTTCACAGCATAGCTCTTTGGAATCGTAACGTTGAATAACATCAGTTTTTGCTGTGCGTTGCAAATAATTACCAAGGGAGGGAGATGCACTGTTCAGCACGTGGATTTTTTTGAAAGCAATAAGTTTGGTAACAACCGCCACCCCTCCCCCCTTTTATCTATGCATTCATGACGTCAGCCATATTCTACTCTTTCCCCATATGATTCTAAAGGGAAACTGATATGATTAGTCTGCTGTACAGGGATTATTATGgtggaaaaatattcaatatatgGCATATCAAAGATTGCTCTTGTGGTATATACTGACTTTCCATCGTGCAGTATACTGTAATATAAAGCCTTCAGTAGAAGGGTTTGCGTTCCATCATGGTCTCAAATGAAACCTCACTATTGTGTGCTACTTGACGTCCGGGAGGCCTTTGGACTTCCATTCATTACTGTCTGTACTTGCAATATATAACACAGTCATGCTAGCGAATGCTAAATTACAAATACCACCTTACCTTAGGATATAAGTATGGAATGCAAACCCTTACAAGCTTCGGCAGTGGACTACAGGTGGGAAGCTTTTGAAACTGTGTTCGTGTGAACTGTTTAACACCACAGCTCGGCAACAAGCAACTGCTTTTCAACATTCTGTAGCACTCATGCTAACACTGCCATGCTAGCCTCTCACGTGCCAAAAGAAAGGTCCTTCACCTCCATTTCATTTGTCCTCAGGAATATTAGTCTTAATCACACGGCTGTGATTATCATATACATAAAGCAACTAAATTTATAAATTGGATGTTTAAAGGTACAGATCTACCTCTCGAAAGCAATTCAGATGTTTGACTCGTGTCCTAACCAGGCACAGTTATTAATACTAGCTGCAGTCTTAATGTCTATGACAAATTTACAACGTtcacaacgtttgtttttttttagacaaaTGAGAATGTGCAATGAATAGAGTTACGCGATGCAATAgacaaatatttaacattttatatttaaacaaaagcTTGGGTTTATCTATTCCTCGTCATTTTTGCTGTATTCTGATTGGCTAGGAAACGTAAAACCAAATTTCAGATGTAAAAATAGTACACTTTAaactacacatttttatttattttaaattcaagtgAATCATTTTAAATTCTACACCGAAACCCAAACTTCTGCGCATCACAAGAAATTAGTTTGTCAGAAAGTGTTACGTTCAATAAAGAGCTATGTGGAAACCAACCAATAGAAATGATTAAATGCCTGCCACTTATTTAATGTGCCTAGTTAGAACGAGTTTTAACACAAAACCAAGTCTCTAAATGTACAATTGAATATTTCAAGtgtctttttgtttttagatTTCAATCACGGCAGTGCAAACactaacaacaaacaacaacatgcTAAGCTACCCACTGACTAAAAGCTGATTTATATTTCTACGTTGAGCGCAAGCGTTTGGTCCAACACAGCCTTTGCGCGATCCCATAGCCCTTGCTGTGGCTgaggctgacgtgcacctctcaaaaaatgtgactacatgtcgcaacgacacagctctgtgattggtcgcttGATAACAGTGCCGAGTGTAGGTGGGGCTGAGAGCTTCGAGGCTGatagagcgagtgtttacaagtgtcgagtcccgtgaaggagctctacGTGGAAACTTTGGTTTGTCTACCTTGTGATCAAAGTTGTTACACGTTCaccggttcccgcctctgaataaacgagttttagctacttgtagcattcagaaaaaacaaaacaaccatgatgaaactcgacacagaggaacttaAAAACCTGCTGCTAGCTAGCATTTCAgaggcatacctgccaacattcccgtttttcccaggagtctcccgtatttcagccCCATCAcccaccaccctcccgttttgttatttcttccTGAGTAACTCCCGTATTTTCAGGTA
The DNA window shown above is from Danio rerio strain Tuebingen ecotype United States chromosome 25, GRCz12tu, whole genome shotgun sequence and carries:
- the otud7a gene encoding OTU domain-containing protein 7A produces the protein MTLDMDAVLSDFVRSTGAEPGLARDLLEGKNWDLSAALNDYEQLRQVHTANLPHVFNEGRYYKQTERSSSSSTPQHSSRPEQKQPEDNTQEKRLSRGISHASSAIMSLARLQVSGDCAREQFPLEMPIYTFQLPDLSVYSEDFRSFIERDLIEQSTMMALEQAGRLNWWSTMCTSCKKLLPLATTGDGNCLLHAASLGMWGFHDRDLVLRKSLYAMMKSGAEREALKRRWRWQQTQQNKESGLVYTEEEWEREWNELLKLASSEPRTHFSKNGNSSGGVDNSEDPVYESLEEFHVFVLAHVLRRPIVVIADTMLRDSGGEAFAPIPFGGLYLPLEVPPNRCHCSPLVLAYDQAHFSALVSMEQRDQQREQAVIPLTDSEHKLLALHFAVDPGRDWEWGRDDNDNAKLANLILSLEAKLNLLHNYMNVTWIRIPSETRAPLAQPESPTASAGEDVQSLAESMDSDRESVCSNSNINNGKTSKDKDKDKQRKDKDKTRTDSVANKLGSFSKTLGIKLKKNMGGLGGLVHGKISKSNSTNGRTVENGEQKSKKKDSKTRKGSKEESGQSASTSSSEKATSPSPTDRASGSSPVERPPGSGKNSVDRTLDNWKYSTDVKLSLNILRAAMQGERKFIFAGLLLTSHRHQFHEEMISFYLSSAQERFSAEQEQKRKAETEKKPQTNGVALKKPEQESVFQRECSDSSPPESCSPVLHPSHNPSLGSVKVQERGSPKLAASPIPIPITASIPGSSMSPVPFSSPSNGAKRPGPVPVSAHYSHTPPIQRHSVIHLRDVNVQSSSYKDESYKPTVGTLKTCATYPQQNRSLSSQSYSPARMSGIRTVNAVDTLSYNMPGEHKSHTYTNGFNAGDIRDCLEFADEDPAPHAWLGQDKIKGQSGVCPMYCFQQKRCRRENCTFYGRPETENFCSYCYREELKRRERELKVHRPG